A region of the Spirochaetales bacterium genome:
CGCGGTTACCGTGGATTTGGAGTCCTCGGCCGGCTCCGGCACCGGGAGGCTTTGTTCGGTCGCGGCGTCAGGCAGCCTCGTCGTCGTCACCTATGTCGATGACGGCGATAATCCGGACGACGACGACGACAACAGGCTGAGGCTCGCCGTTTCGACGAACGGCGGCGAGACCTTCGACTGACACGTCTTTCTCCTAAAAATAATAGACCGCCTTTATTTCCGCCATATGGGAAGCCGGGCTGAGTGAGGCTTCGTTGATTCTGTTCCCGTCAAAATCGAAAAGCCCCGTGTAGCCCGCCGTCACCGTGAGGTTTCCCGTCACCGACACCGAAAACGCGGGAAGCACGTTCAGCATCAGGCCGTCAGGTGAAAAGATGACCGTGAGCTCCGCGTCCGAGTCGATGTCATAAAGGGGGTACTCGAGGCGGCAGAGGATGTAATGCCTGTTGATATAGCCGGGGACGATCATCCCGATCTGGGTTGCCGACGGCGCCCCGGCCGCTCCTACCGCCGCCTCAACAATCTCCTCGTAATCGGTCTTTTCCTTTTCACTCATTCCCTCGCCATTGTAGAAGTATTCCAGAACGAGTGCCGTCTCGCCGGGAAAGACATATTCGATACCGGCAAGACCGGAAAAGACCGCTTCAGTCTTTACGGCCGGCTCCGCGGACGGCAGGTCATAGTAACGTTTCCTGCTTCCGAACCTGAGCGCCGCCTCTCCGTAAACGCCGATATCGAAGACGTTCGCCTTGATGCCGCAGCCCAGGGCGGAAGGTACCCCGTCCTCCCCCTCATGCCCGTCGTACTCGTACAAGCCGTTCAGCACCATCTCGACATCCGGGAAACGGAGGGTGTTTTCACTCACTATCGCCGCATCCCGGAAATCGATGCCGCCCGGTGTATCGCCGCTTATGATGCAGCTTATTGACGTCGAGGCGGTGTTGTCTGCCGTGAGCGTGGCCTTTATACCGTCCACTCCCATAAGTTCCGCTTCCGGTGAGTACGGATTTTTGATCGGATTGGCAAAATCGATGGGATTCCACCCGTACCCGTACCCCGTATACATCTGCTGCCTTCCCGCGCACAGCCTGACGGCATCCCCCGCGTAAAAAGCGACATTCGCGCGAATCACTTCGACCGTCCCGAACGACGCACCCAGAAACGGGAGTGTTTCGGAAACGGCGGCGGTCTGTGCAGGATCTCCTGCCGCGGCCGCGAAAAGGGCTTCGGCGATGCGGTAGGTATCGAAGGCGCACCAGAGGGAAAAGGTCGAAAGCGATGCCTCGTCGCTTCCGTCGAGCTTCGCCGTTATCGTATGGGAAAGGGAAAGGTCTTTCACCCCCGCATAATTACCGGGATTGATCAGGGTGTCGAATCGTTCGTCGTTGTAGGGAAATGCCAGGTACGAAGTCAGCGACAGGGTAAGATCGCCCGAAAATCCGACATCGGCATATATGAATGAGACCGATATAACGGCCAGAAATATCGTTGCGGCAGTTCGTTTCATATCGGTGTTCCTCCTCCCGTTATTTTATCTGCCCGAGATAGGTTTGTGTAAACAGCCTTTCGGTGACCAGGGGGCTGTCGAAGGTGATCGACACGATACGGTATTCGGTATAGGACGGACTCGTGTGGCTGTGCATGGTAATAAGGTACGGATACGAACGGTCACCCTCTTTTCGCCAGTCCGAAAGGGTGAGGGTTTTTATATGGCCTGAGTTTTCGAAATATTCTATTTTCACATACCGGTAATCATCCTTCGTTATGTAGCATACCAGTTTCTCGTAGGGGGTTTCTTTGCCCGTTATGGCTGAAAACTGCACTTTATAACAGACCGCTCCGTCGACTGAGGTATTGTCATCGAGTAATGAGGGGGAATACTTTTCGGAAAGTCCCTGAGAGGTATCATTCATATCATTGTAGGAGAAATCCGAGCCCCCGGCCGAGTTCTTCTTGGCGGAGGAACTCAATTTTCTGATCCTTCCCGTGTTTCCGAACCTGACCCATATGTCGTCCCCGATCATCAGGTATGCGGTTCCTTTCATTTTCGCCGGTGACCGGTAAACGGTCAACGACATCGAGCCGTCTTCGCCGTTCATTTCGTATCCTTCCACGTTCATAGCGGGCCGTGCTTTTCCCGAACGGTAAATGATCATCTCGCTCACCGAATGAACCCTCTCCGTCCGGAGCAGCGCGTCCGCCCGGCGGACGATTCCTTCGATATCCGTATCGGCGAACAGCGCCGTCTGCGCCGCGAGGATCACGGCCAGTATCGATATAGACGTCTTCATTTTTTACTCCTTTCTTTTAGCCGTTTTCCACGGCAGAAAACTGAAATGCAGCTTTTCATACATGAGCACAAGCATCGAGGGATGTAAAAAGAGAGAAAAAACAAATGCCAGCGCGATCGCGATGGTGAGGACAACCCCCGTGCTTTTCATCGCCTTCATGACCGAGGGAATAAATGAAGCGAACCCGATCATCGTCGTCAGCGAAGTCATGAATATCGCCGCGCCCGTTTTTTCAATCACCGTGCCGATCTTCCCTTTTCCTTCGTAGCGGTAGCGATGGCTGATATGCACCGCGTCATCGATCCCGATCCCGATAAGAAGCGGAATCCCGATCACATTGATAAAATCGAACTTGATGCCGAGTATGGCCATGATGCCGAAAAGGGAAAAGATTGAAAATCCCAGCGGAAGCATCGTTATGATCGAAAGCTTGATGTTTCTGAAATCGAGAAAAAGAAGAATGAAGATAATGACCGCGGCGACAATCGAAGCCCGGACCGCATCGACTTCTGCGATACGCGACATCTGGTCCGCAACAAGAATCATACCGGTCGAGTTTTCATTGATACTTTCCACCTGCCGCACGAACACGTCCCTGTTCTGTTTGATCCACGGGTTCTGTTTGGGATAGATATTGACGATGTACTCATCCCCCTGTTTTGAAATATATGCGTCCCTGATCGACCGGGGGAGATCCCCGATACCGATGGTTTTTCCTTCCGTCATATGAAGAAGCTTTTGACGGAAACTCGAACCCAGCCGTTTCTGGAGTGACGAAAGTCCTTCGACTGCCTGCTGATCCGTTTCAAGAAGTCCGATGATCTCATCGATTACCGATACTTCCGCCTTCTCCCCCTCCTCGTTCACACCGGTAAGCCGGTCCAGGATATATGACATTCTGCTCATACCGCTTCCATATGCCAGGATCGAAAGTTCCGAAAAGTTCATCCACAACCGCTCCAGTTCTCCGGTAAGCTTCCCGGCATCGATCGAAGCGCCGGGGGCGTAGACCCGGAGTTTTTCTTCGAATTCACCGATCACGGGCAGCCGTTCCTTCTGTTCTTCCTCCGTCGCGATAAACGGCGCGATCGAATCCACCGCTTTCACCGAAGCGAGCCGTTCAAGGTCGTCGGCGTACGATGCGGCCTCTTTGATTGATGAGGTTCGGATGGAAAGGGAGTCGGGCGCCATTTCGAACTCGTCGACCATGACATCCTGCAATTCCACGGATTCGAGTCCTTCCGCCTCCATTTCCATAATATTATCCTCGACCCTTACTCCGGGCGCCTGTGTGATAATGACTATGCCGGCCAGAATAAAGAGAGAGGCGATGAGTGCGGGATGTTTTGCGATCACTTTGCCTATACCGGGGAGGGTCCTGGGCTGCCGTAGTACCTTGTGGAGAAAAAGATCGGACTCTTTCTTTCCGAGTTTTTCAAGCCGATGTGATCTGAACCCGATAAGCGCGGGGATAAAAATCATCATGGCGCAGTATTCGCAGATAATCCCTGCACCCGCGACGAATCCCAGTTCCTTGACCACTTCGCTCTCTGCGATCACAAGGGCAAAGAACGCAACCGCCGTGGTCAGGGCGCCGGTCGCGATTCCCGATCCCGATTTCACGAAACTGGCATACATGGCATCCACCGTCCCCTTGCCGTCATCCTTTTCCTGAACAAAGGTGGTGAGAAGATGGATCGCGTAATCGATGCCCAATCCGATCATGACCACCATGTACATGGCGGTCATGATGTTGAGACGGTGCAACACCAATCCGGTAATGCCGACGGTCCAGACCACCCCGGCGAGGAGGGGAATACCCGAGATAAGGGGGATGGCGAACATTCTGAAAACGATAATCAAAAGCAAAATAATGAGGATAAAGGCGATCGACATGGAAAGGGCGAGTCCCTGCTCCGAGGTAACCATTTCATCCTTGCCGACGACAGTCAGGCCGGTAAGACCGGCCGTCGTCCCGTGTTCTTTCGCGATCCGTTTGGCGACCCGGTCCATCAGGGGAACCGCAGTGACGAGCGCCTCGAGGTCATTGACATCGAAGGTCGGCTGGATGATGAAAAGCGCCATGGTATTGTCCCTGTTAAAAAAATACTCGTCGCCGAAGAGGAGCCGGTCGGTCGTTTCTTCGATCGTCTCGTCGCTGACTGCCTTTCCTTCCGCGGCCGTTTTCATGATCAACAGGAGTTTTTCAAGTCCCCTGAACTGGGAAACGGCCGTTCGTTCGTCTTCTTCGAGTTTGGCCTCATTCCCCGAATACTCGGCCTCGAAATCATTATTGAGGCCGATCAACAGGGGGATAAAGTCAAGGCTGCCGAAAATGTCAACGAATCTCTCGAGGTCCTCCTTTTTCTGGATGATAAGACCATACCTCCCGAAAAACTCCTTTTCGAGTTTTCCGGTGACATTATCGATGTATTCGCTATATTCCGCTTTTCCGAACTCATCGGTAAGAGCATCGACACTTTCAGCCACGGATAACGCCGCCCTTTCCCTGTCGCCTTTATCCCGGGCTTCGACAACGACGGTAATCGCGGAGGAAAGTGGAAATTGCTCGACAATGTGCTTCAGTTCCACCACTTTGTTCGAATACCGGGGAAGAATCGAATAGAATGTCATTTCCATCGAAAGAAAGAAAAATCCCATTGCCAAGATAATGGTAACGGCAAACCCGATGAGGAGTGCGCGCTGCCAGTTGGTAACCGCCCAACGGCCCCACCTTCCCAGAAGGCGTGATTTGAGTGAGCTATTCGTTTCCATTCGTCTGTCCTCCTTTATATTCCCGAACGACCTTTTCCATGAAATCGATATAATCGGAAAAACGCTTTTCCCCCTTTCGGGTGAGGGAATAGATCGTATGCGCCGTATCTTCGATAATTTCCTTCTTTTTCCTGATATACCCGCCTTCGAGGAGTTTTTTGAGATGTGAATAGACCGCGCCGTCTGTTCCGCCGATAATTTTCCTGAACCGGTTGTAACTGACATATTTTTCCCTGTAGAGAAGGGAAATCATCGAAAGCCTGGTTTTTTCGAAAAATATCTGATCGAATCCCAGGTAGAGATCACTCATCCGCGGCATCCTTTTTTTGAAGCAGGTAACAGATGAACCCGCCGCCGATCCATCCGCCCCCCGCGCATATACTGCAAACGAGGACGAGGAGGTGTGTCGGAAGTCCCGAAAAATAAAAAATAAAACTCGATGCGGTGAGGATGGCCGCCGGAACGAGATAGTTGATATGAGTGGCAAGGGCATAGAGTATATAAAACCCGCCGGCCGCCGCGGTCAGAAAAACGGGGATGTCCCGGTAAACTTCGAGTTTGAGAAAGACGAGACAGGGGAGGATGGCGATAAAAAGAAAAAGAACCAGCCCGATATAGTATTTGACGAGCGGCGGAGAGAGAATGTTCAACGAATGCCGCGTCATATTCTGTATGAATGAAATTAATTCAAAAAGTCCGGCTAAAATAATGACGGGAACCCAGATATAATAGAAATACTCCATCGGGGCAAGGGATGCATAGCGTTCGACCAGAAAATGAACGATACCGCCGGCAATGAGAAGCCCCCCCCACACATAAAACGCCCACCGTGCGTAGATCGTTTTTATTTTTACTTCAAAGAGAAGCTCCTTGATCGTTTTGAGGTTATCTGAAAACTCGTCGATGGTTTTCCTGTTATCAAGCATTCCGTTATCCGGCATAATACGATACTCCTTTCGGTTTGTCGATTAAAGCTACTTTATATTTCATAGCTACTTTGTAATTTAAAGTATCTGAACATGAATGTCAAGCGAATTCCTCTTCTATATTAAAAAAATTTTCCACAAATCTACGGGAGGGGCGGGTCGGGAATCGATGCGGATCTTTCCGAAAGAAAGGTCATAAGTCTGTTTTTTTTATTGATGAAATCGCTATAATCGATATAATAGGTCGGTTCATGATACACTGCCCTGTCGATCTCGGCATAGATCCTTTCGAGTTCATCCGTCATATCGTCTGTTATGTTCGATTCTCCCGCCTGAATGAAGAGAAGTTCCAACATGGCATTGTATCGTGTTTTCATTTCGGTGTTTTCCAGAATACGACCCGTGAGTATATTGTGGCCCCCGACGGCCGGTATATTGTCGGGATTCATGCTTATCCCGTTGTCCCACGGAAGAATGCTAACGGTGTCATGATGGTAGATATAGAAGTTTTGGATCGAAGTGTCCCTGACCGCGCAAAAATCGTGCACGACCATATACCGTATAAAATCGTCTTTATCGATATACTCATCCATCCACGCGTTCCATTCTTCGTCGCCCATATGCGCAACGTTATAGACAAGCCTGTCCAGCGTCGTAAAGTCCGAATCGTCCGGAAAGCATTTTTCCGACCGGTAATGAAGGGGAAGATCGAATCCCATATTCCCGAAATGGCATTTGAACAATTGCGTGTCGCTCTCACCGTACCATGCTTCCAGATCGTCTTCATTATAAATCGGTATTTTCGTGTAACAGCCGATATACTCCCCGTTCACGAACAACGCCGCCCCTTTCGTTTCCGGAACGCAAAGCCCCGCTTTTTTATAGGCGAAAAAAACGAGTCTGTTCTCGATATTGAATGATTCGAGACAATATCGAATCGTGCGGTTTTCCGTCGAGATTTTGACGGTAAAGGATTTTTTCGGATATATCCTCGAGGTGAAGCCCCTTACCTTTATATATGCCTTTATACGCCGCCCGTCTTCTTCATAAAGACACGGTGCATAGTCGTCTTCCGCGACACTGTTATAGAGCTTTTTCAGGGAAGCGGGTGAAAGGGAGACATGGATGCGGGTAATCGGGCCTAAATCCGGACAGGGTACCGGAGAAAAACAGATCACCTCACCGCATCCGGCCGTAATGCAGAGTACGAGGATTAAAAAAAATCCCCGTTTCAATATGTTGCCATTAATTGCAGCGACCATAAAAACTCTAGTTGCGTCACAGGATCATCT
Encoded here:
- a CDS encoding CotH kinase family protein; the protein is MVAAINGNILKRGFFLILVLCITAGCGEVICFSPVPCPDLGPITRIHVSLSPASLKKLYNSVAEDDYAPCLYEEDGRRIKAYIKVRGFTSRIYPKKSFTVKISTENRTIRYCLESFNIENRLVFFAYKKAGLCVPETKGAALFVNGEYIGCYTKIPIYNEDDLEAWYGESDTQLFKCHFGNMGFDLPLHYRSEKCFPDDSDFTTLDRLVYNVAHMGDEEWNAWMDEYIDKDDFIRYMVVHDFCAVRDTSIQNFYIYHHDTVSILPWDNGISMNPDNIPAVGGHNILTGRILENTEMKTRYNAMLELLFIQAGESNITDDMTDELERIYAEIDRAVYHEPTYYIDYSDFINKKNRLMTFLSERSASIPDPPLP
- a CDS encoding outer membrane lipoprotein-sorting protein, with translation MKTSISILAVILAAQTALFADTDIEGIVRRADALLRTERVHSVSEMIIYRSGKARPAMNVEGYEMNGEDGSMSLTVYRSPAKMKGTAYLMIGDDIWVRFGNTGRIRKLSSSAKKNSAGGSDFSYNDMNDTSQGLSEKYSPSLLDDNTSVDGAVCYKVQFSAITGKETPYEKLVCYITKDDYRYVKIEYFENSGHIKTLTLSDWRKEGDRSYPYLITMHSHTSPSYTEYRIVSITFDSPLVTERLFTQTYLGQIK
- a CDS encoding MMPL family transporter codes for the protein METNSSLKSRLLGRWGRWAVTNWQRALLIGFAVTIILAMGFFFLSMEMTFYSILPRYSNKVVELKHIVEQFPLSSAITVVVEARDKGDRERAALSVAESVDALTDEFGKAEYSEYIDNVTGKLEKEFFGRYGLIIQKKEDLERFVDIFGSLDFIPLLIGLNNDFEAEYSGNEAKLEEDERTAVSQFRGLEKLLLIMKTAAEGKAVSDETIEETTDRLLFGDEYFFNRDNTMALFIIQPTFDVNDLEALVTAVPLMDRVAKRIAKEHGTTAGLTGLTVVGKDEMVTSEQGLALSMSIAFILIILLLIIVFRMFAIPLISGIPLLAGVVWTVGITGLVLHRLNIMTAMYMVVMIGLGIDYAIHLLTTFVQEKDDGKGTVDAMYASFVKSGSGIATGALTTAVAFFALVIAESEVVKELGFVAGAGIICEYCAMMIFIPALIGFRSHRLEKLGKKESDLFLHKVLRQPRTLPGIGKVIAKHPALIASLFILAGIVIITQAPGVRVEDNIMEMEAEGLESVELQDVMVDEFEMAPDSLSIRTSSIKEAASYADDLERLASVKAVDSIAPFIATEEEQKERLPVIGEFEEKLRVYAPGASIDAGKLTGELERLWMNFSELSILAYGSGMSRMSYILDRLTGVNEEGEKAEVSVIDEIIGLLETDQQAVEGLSSLQKRLGSSFRQKLLHMTEGKTIGIGDLPRSIRDAYISKQGDEYIVNIYPKQNPWIKQNRDVFVRQVESINENSTGMILVADQMSRIAEVDAVRASIVAAVIIFILLFLDFRNIKLSIITMLPLGFSIFSLFGIMAILGIKFDFINVIGIPLLIGIGIDDAVHISHRYRYEGKGKIGTVIEKTGAAIFMTSLTTMIGFASFIPSVMKAMKSTGVVLTIAIALAFVFSLFLHPSMLVLMYEKLHFSFLPWKTAKRKE
- a CDS encoding transcriptional regulator, translated to MSDLYLGFDQIFFEKTRLSMISLLYREKYVSYNRFRKIIGGTDGAVYSHLKKLLEGGYIRKKKEIIEDTAHTIYSLTRKGEKRFSDYIDFMEKVVREYKGGQTNGNE